A single Campylobacter hyointestinalis subsp. hyointestinalis DNA region contains:
- a CDS encoding MoaD/ThiS family protein encodes MVKVEFLGPINTDALELDVANLRQLKEILNKNENLKEWLKLCAVALNDEIVTDLDTPLKNGDKICILPPVCGG; translated from the coding sequence ATGGTAAAAGTCGAGTTTTTAGGGCCGATAAATACGGACGCTTTAGAGCTAGATGTAGCAAATTTAAGGCAGTTAAAAGAGATCTTAAATAAAAATGAGAATCTCAAAGAGTGGCTAAAACTCTGCGCCGTTGCACTAAATGACGAGATCGTTACGGATCTTGATACTCCTTTAAAAAACGGTGATAAAATTTGTATATTACCGCCAGTTTGTGGGGGCTAA
- a CDS encoding NFACT RNA binding domain-containing protein produces MKYKILTRISEFLTKFKKINNIKRVDDLALQITFDGNYSLVFDLNKSSSSIYKTDEKIAFKEYKAPFDIMLKKRLNSAKIDSIETLKNNRILKIQASLSGSYKKVNSVLYLEFTGRFTNIILTDENGIILEALRHMQNDKRVIKPAKKLIMLEPFDIKESDCEQITDFDEYFQNEFLKLKTKRLENLKSAKLANLDKKISSLKASLDKLESKEFLEAKSKELNKNASLIISNLYLLQGFQRELNLIDEDGNNINLKLNDTPKNSANAMFKESKKLKQKAASIEIERSNLNEKIDFLLKLKNAINLANTSSELLIISPKKSLNKNSAKFSDIVRDFYVGEFKISVGKNEKGNAFLLKNAKKDDFWFHLKDIKSAHVILKTNKQNLSEDIINFAAKLCINFSTSERGSYNVDYTKRQNVKVVNEAFVNYVNYKTVGIKI; encoded by the coding sequence ATGAAGTACAAAATTTTAACTCGTATCTCAGAGTTTTTAACCAAATTTAAAAAAATAAATAACATCAAAAGAGTTGATGATTTGGCTTTGCAAATCACGTTTGATGGGAATTATTCTTTAGTTTTTGATCTAAATAAAAGCAGCTCTAGCATCTATAAAACAGATGAAAAGATAGCTTTTAAAGAGTATAAAGCTCCATTTGATATAATGCTCAAAAAACGCCTAAACTCAGCCAAGATAGATAGCATAGAAACGCTAAAAAACAACAGGATACTGAAAATACAAGCAAGCCTTAGCGGCTCATATAAGAAGGTAAATTCAGTTTTATATCTAGAATTTACCGGACGATTTACAAATATCATTTTAACAGATGAAAACGGTATCATCTTAGAAGCCTTAAGGCATATGCAAAACGATAAAAGAGTCATAAAACCGGCCAAAAAATTAATCATGCTTGAGCCATTTGACATAAAAGAAAGTGATTGTGAGCAGATCACTGACTTTGACGAATATTTTCAAAACGAATTCTTAAAACTCAAAACGAAAAGATTAGAAAATTTAAAATCTGCGAAATTGGCGAACTTAGATAAAAAAATATCGAGTTTAAAAGCTAGCTTAGATAAGCTTGAAAGCAAGGAATTTTTAGAAGCAAAGAGTAAAGAGCTAAATAAAAACGCGAGCCTTATAATCTCAAATTTATATCTTTTACAAGGATTTCAAAGAGAGTTAAATTTGATTGACGAAGATGGCAACAATATAAATTTAAAGCTAAATGATACTCCAAAAAATAGTGCAAATGCTATGTTTAAAGAAAGTAAAAAGCTAAAACAAAAAGCAGCAAGCATAGAGATAGAGCGCTCAAATTTAAATGAAAAAATAGACTTTTTACTCAAACTAAAAAATGCTATAAACCTAGCAAATACCAGCAGCGAGTTACTCATCATATCGCCTAAAAAATCGCTAAATAAAAACAGTGCTAAATTTAGCGACATAGTTCGTGATTTTTACGTAGGCGAGTTTAAGATCAGTGTCGGAAAGAATGAAAAAGGGAATGCATTTTTACTTAAAAACGCAAAAAAAGATGATTTTTGGTTTCATCTAAAAGATATCAAAAGCGCTCACGTCATCTTAAAGACAAATAAACAAAATTTGAGTGAAGATATCATAAATTTTGCTGCAAAACTTTGTATAAATTTTAGCACTAGCGAACGCGGAAGCTACAACGTCGATTATACGAAAAGGCAAAACGTCAAAGTCGTAAATGAAGCCTTTGTAAATTATGTAAATTACAAAACAGTAGGAATTAAAATTTAA